One window of the Halobacillus litoralis genome contains the following:
- a CDS encoding efflux RND transporter permease subunit: MKSILKYNKIVWVFIALLIFTGVFTYLQLPKREIPEIDVNAASISTVYPGATPIEVERTITNPIEDELLNIQGIEEVTSASTTGFGSITATLSGEADRNTVNSKIRQTVSDAARSFPDEVQDPDINTDLSTSAVASYHLLAEDTNALYELRSKLDEWEDQLTEISGVESISIKGLPEQQVSISLDNELLNENRLSPFSIINLLREEIGPAAIGTEEDGNEVKQLIVNKYSDIEELSSLSIGKNNDGEVLSLSDIGSIEITNKDAEDLIIHEGKSALSVTILAEDGVNISALQEQITNRVDSLSNELPPSIQVDRFYTQSTIINEVFTNLVTSFSISLIAVFIIMALGLPISSAILVGLAIPISILIGLIPLPYLGVDLNQISIIGMIIAIGILVDDAIVVNDNIQRRFQLGDGPLEGTIRGVKEVGKSIITSTLMIIFSFLPLMFLSGTNGDFIRALPSVLIFTVVASTIIALTFIPTVQYVRERRQKQNTETKKGVLGRAFDGMENIYADKILPKTTKKPWVTAVTGLALCAALALLVIRIPFEFFPAADRPEVTVSIENPQGTPIDETQTQLQDMVQFLEDREENITETAIYTGSGLPNLFSSGLQRSGENTGQLLIRVDREQTSASNFIEEWEKPLREAYPDAEIFLETIVSGPPPSPPIQVQIQGNETGPLIEEAKKARDQLADVEGAEIATINAGEKQPFIEYNPDRELLTENNISIDQLTSQLQLANTGIPLGTYDNSGNRLQMEVILDDGNSEGVALSDLKIAGGGSDSPSSQPPQTLSLDEIISVDQTQRIGVLPHLNGKRTITIEAYPEEGMEESFSAKASETVEQIKENLPEGYSLVESGESDATTEFFIEVSKLFVIVLFLIYLTIAIQFNSLLMPMLITGTVFLAITGAIIGLFVSGQPLSFLATLGIVSLSGIVVRNSVILVEFIEQNRQDYSSIVEAVIEAGRARIRPIVLTSLTSIAALTPIIYSGDVLFKPLAVSIVSGLLFSTVLTLILVPAFYLIIAKITNRKATRS; this comes from the coding sequence ATGAAGTCGATACTTAAATACAATAAGATTGTCTGGGTTTTTATCGCATTACTAATCTTCACCGGGGTATTCACCTATTTACAATTGCCCAAAAGAGAAATACCGGAAATTGACGTTAATGCAGCGTCTATCTCAACCGTGTATCCAGGTGCGACTCCTATAGAAGTCGAAAGAACCATTACGAATCCGATAGAGGATGAACTATTAAATATCCAGGGGATTGAGGAAGTAACTTCTGCCTCTACAACAGGATTTGGATCCATCACTGCTACTCTTAGTGGAGAAGCTGACCGTAATACAGTCAACTCAAAAATCAGACAGACTGTTTCCGATGCAGCCAGGAGTTTTCCAGATGAAGTACAGGACCCTGATATTAACACTGACTTATCCACTTCAGCTGTTGCCTCTTATCACTTATTAGCGGAGGACACCAACGCCCTTTATGAACTCCGGAGCAAGCTGGATGAATGGGAAGATCAATTAACTGAGATTTCAGGTGTCGAATCCATTTCGATTAAAGGTCTGCCGGAGCAGCAAGTTTCTATTTCACTCGATAATGAACTGCTTAATGAAAACCGACTTTCGCCCTTCTCTATCATCAATTTGCTAAGGGAAGAAATCGGGCCGGCCGCAATTGGGACTGAAGAAGATGGTAATGAGGTCAAACAATTGATAGTCAATAAGTATTCAGATATTGAGGAGCTTTCAAGCCTTTCTATAGGTAAGAATAATGACGGAGAAGTACTCTCACTTTCTGACATCGGCTCCATCGAAATTACAAATAAAGACGCTGAAGATTTGATAATTCATGAAGGCAAATCCGCTCTATCTGTAACTATTCTGGCTGAAGATGGGGTCAACATATCTGCGCTGCAAGAACAAATTACAAATAGAGTCGATTCGTTATCTAACGAACTCCCTCCCTCTATCCAAGTCGACCGTTTTTATACACAAAGTACTATCATTAATGAAGTTTTCACAAACCTTGTCACATCATTTTCTATTTCTTTAATTGCCGTCTTCATCATTATGGCTCTTGGTCTTCCGATATCATCTGCAATCCTTGTTGGTTTAGCTATTCCTATATCTATTTTAATCGGACTGATTCCTCTTCCTTATTTGGGTGTGGACTTGAACCAAATCTCTATCATAGGCATGATCATCGCCATCGGGATCCTTGTGGATGATGCAATTGTGGTTAACGACAATATCCAACGAAGGTTTCAACTTGGAGATGGCCCTCTGGAAGGTACCATTCGTGGAGTGAAGGAAGTAGGAAAATCAATCATTACTTCTACACTAATGATAATTTTCAGCTTCCTTCCACTTATGTTCTTATCAGGTACGAACGGGGACTTCATCCGTGCTTTACCTTCTGTACTGATTTTCACAGTCGTGGCTTCTACGATCATTGCTTTAACCTTTATCCCCACCGTACAATACGTAAGGGAACGCAGACAAAAACAAAATACAGAAACAAAGAAAGGGGTGTTAGGAAGAGCATTCGATGGGATGGAAAATATCTACGCAGATAAAATTTTGCCTAAGACGACCAAAAAGCCATGGGTGACAGCGGTGACTGGCTTAGCATTATGTGCAGCCCTTGCTCTTTTAGTCATTCGGATACCATTCGAATTCTTTCCAGCGGCAGATAGACCTGAAGTTACTGTTTCCATTGAAAATCCACAAGGGACACCTATAGATGAAACACAGACACAATTGCAGGATATGGTTCAATTTTTAGAAGACCGTGAAGAAAATATTACAGAAACCGCCATTTATACTGGATCCGGTCTTCCTAATTTGTTCAGCTCTGGTTTACAAAGGAGCGGTGAAAACACAGGGCAATTGCTCATAAGGGTTGACCGGGAGCAAACTAGTGCTTCCAATTTCATTGAGGAATGGGAAAAACCATTGAGAGAGGCCTATCCTGACGCTGAAATATTTTTAGAAACCATCGTTTCCGGCCCTCCTCCATCACCGCCGATCCAGGTGCAAATACAAGGGAACGAAACTGGACCCTTGATTGAAGAAGCGAAAAAAGCACGAGATCAACTTGCAGATGTAGAAGGGGCTGAAATTGCTACGATCAATGCGGGAGAAAAACAGCCTTTTATAGAATATAACCCGGATCGGGAGTTACTGACTGAGAACAATATATCCATCGATCAACTCACTTCACAACTTCAATTAGCAAATACCGGAATTCCTCTCGGTACGTATGACAACAGCGGAAACCGTCTCCAGATGGAAGTGATTCTAGATGACGGCAACAGTGAGGGGGTAGCTCTAAGTGATTTGAAGATTGCTGGGGGTGGAAGTGATTCCCCAAGTTCTCAACCACCACAGACATTGTCTTTGGATGAGATCATTTCTGTGGATCAAACTCAACGCATTGGTGTGCTTCCTCACTTGAATGGTAAACGAACGATAACTATAGAAGCATATCCAGAAGAAGGAATGGAAGAAAGTTTCTCAGCGAAGGCTTCGGAGACAGTCGAGCAAATAAAAGAAAATCTACCGGAAGGGTACTCACTTGTTGAAAGTGGGGAATCTGATGCAACAACTGAATTCTTTATCGAAGTCTCGAAGTTATTCGTAATCGTCCTATTCCTTATTTATTTGACGATCGCGATTCAATTCAATTCTTTGTTGATGCCTATGCTGATTACAGGTACTGTCTTCCTCGCTATTACAGGAGCTATAATCGGTTTATTCGTATCAGGACAGCCATTGAGTTTCTTGGCAACCCTCGGGATTGTGTCCTTATCAGGAATCGTAGTCAGAAACTCTGTCATATTGGTTGAATTCATCGAACAAAATAGACAGGATTATAGCAGCATTGTCGAAGCTGTCATTGAAGCAGGAAGAGCAAGAATCAGACCGATCGTTTTGACTTCACTCACATCGATCGCTGCATTGACACCGATCATTTATTCTGGTGATGTCCTGTTTAAGCCGTTGGCCGTATCCATCGTCTCAGGCCTTCTCTTCTCTACCGTACTCA
- the cdd gene encoding cytidine deaminase: MELGQLIEKAKYVREKAYTPYSKFQVGAALLTVDGSLYTGCNIENAAYPVTCCAERVAIFKAISEGRFHFKEIAVVADTKRPVPPCGSCRQVMSEFFSSDVKIHTTNLQGETKTFTMEEILPFSFASSDLPEDQS; this comes from the coding sequence ATGGAATTAGGACAATTGATCGAAAAAGCTAAATATGTACGAGAGAAAGCTTACACACCCTACTCAAAGTTTCAAGTAGGCGCTGCCTTGCTAACTGTGGACGGTTCATTATACACCGGGTGCAACATTGAAAATGCTGCCTATCCTGTTACATGTTGTGCAGAAAGGGTAGCTATTTTTAAAGCTATTTCTGAAGGCCGATTTCACTTCAAAGAAATAGCAGTAGTAGCGGACACGAAAAGACCAGTACCGCCTTGTGGTTCTTGTCGCCAGGTGATGAGCGAATTCTTTTCGTCCGATGTAAAGATCCACACCACTAATCTTCAGGGAGAAACGAAAACTTTTACAATGGAAGAGATTCTTCCCTTTTCATTTGCGTCATCTGATCTTCCCGAAGATCAGTCTTAA
- a CDS encoding CotD family spore coat protein → MHNHSMQGSCGCGPSGPASNRRPIVCPMQHCVLDNYFLENQDYIHPTHILVQNHHMLNNNHYFPYMVSEQNSFQTQDFAFPQGSSPDYNWMDYMNPQEMGQMPMGQGQGQGQGQMPMMDQEDMGEMGQMPMMNQEGMDGMGQMPMMPGQMMGQGQMPMGQGQIPMMGQGQGQGQIPMMGQGQGQGQMPMGQGQGQGQGQMPMMGQGQMPMMGGSGSNS, encoded by the coding sequence ATGCATAATCATTCAATGCAAGGTTCTTGTGGCTGTGGACCGTCTGGACCTGCAAGCAATCGTCGCCCGATCGTTTGTCCAATGCAACATTGCGTGCTGGATAATTACTTTTTAGAAAATCAAGACTATATCCACCCGACACACATCCTCGTGCAGAACCACCACATGCTGAATAACAACCATTACTTCCCTTATATGGTGTCTGAACAGAATAGCTTCCAAACACAGGATTTCGCTTTTCCTCAAGGGTCTTCCCCAGATTACAATTGGATGGATTATATGAACCCTCAGGAGATGGGTCAAATGCCAATGGGTCAAGGCCAAGGCCAAGGCCAAGGGCAAATGCCTATGATGGACCAGGAAGACATGGGAGAAATGGGTCAAATGCCTATGATGAATCAAGAGGGTATGGACGGTATGGGCCAAATGCCTATGATGCCCGGACAAATGATGGGACAGGGACAAATGCCGATGGGTCAAGGGCAAATACCTATGATGGGTCAAGGTCAAGGTCAAGGGCAAATACCTATGATGGGTCAAGGTCAAGGTCAAGGGCAAATGCCAATGGGTCAAGGCCAAGGCCAAGGTCAAGGACAAATGCCTATGATGGGCCAGGGCCAAATGCCTATGATGGGCGGATCCGGATCGAACAGTTAA
- a CDS encoding SLOG family protein yields the protein MKTIVVTGYKPMEMGIFKPNDPKIAFIKESIRKRLSAFIEEGLEWVLVSGQMGVELWTSEVVLDLKEEYEIKLGILPPFENQQERWPEDLQMIYEEVTMTADFFKPIYKKGYDGPYQFKAKDQFLVAHSDGCLVLFDEDTKGSPEFFLRAAEKAAEKEDYPILYITPLDLEETVEELRMANPDYWSQ from the coding sequence ATGAAAACCATAGTTGTAACCGGGTATAAACCGATGGAAATGGGAATCTTCAAGCCGAACGATCCGAAAATTGCTTTTATTAAAGAATCGATCAGGAAAAGATTGAGCGCCTTCATTGAAGAAGGTCTTGAATGGGTGCTTGTATCCGGGCAAATGGGTGTTGAATTATGGACATCAGAGGTGGTGTTAGATTTGAAAGAAGAATACGAGATCAAACTTGGTATCCTTCCTCCATTTGAGAATCAACAAGAGCGGTGGCCGGAAGATCTACAAATGATTTATGAAGAAGTGACGATGACTGCTGATTTTTTTAAGCCAATCTACAAAAAAGGATACGACGGGCCTTATCAATTTAAAGCGAAAGATCAATTTTTAGTGGCGCATTCAGATGGGTGCCTCGTATTGTTTGATGAGGATACGAAAGGGAGCCCCGAATTCTTCTTAAGGGCAGCTGAAAAAGCAGCTGAAAAAGAGGATTATCCAATTTTATACATAACACCTTTAGACCTGGAAGAAACCGTCGAGGAGCTGCGAATGGCGAATCCTGACTATTGGAGTCAATAA
- the gpsB gene encoding cell division regulator GpsB, protein MNLEEYQLSGKDILEKDFKTSMRGYNQEEVDEYLDLIIQDYDRFQQEIERLQQENDRLKKMSSRETTQRQRQPQPSTNNHQVNYDILKRVSNLEKAVFGNKYAD, encoded by the coding sequence ATGAATTTAGAAGAGTATCAATTGAGCGGTAAGGATATACTTGAGAAAGATTTCAAAACATCCATGCGTGGGTACAATCAGGAAGAAGTCGATGAGTATCTAGATTTGATTATTCAGGATTACGATCGTTTTCAACAGGAAATTGAACGTTTGCAGCAGGAAAATGATAGACTGAAAAAGATGTCTTCACGTGAAACGACCCAAAGGCAGAGACAGCCGCAACCGTCTACGAATAATCATCAAGTCAATTATGATATTCTCAAACGTGTATCCAATTTAGAAAAAGCTGTTTTCGGTAACAAGTACGCAGATTGA
- a CDS encoding THUMP domain-containing class I SAM-dependent RNA methyltransferase, whose product MSQKVTLIATAAMGLEAIVGKEVKALGYENLQVENGRVSFEADVSAIPRANLWLRTADRVKLQVGRFKATSFDQLFEQTKALPWEDFIAEEGEFPVIGKSVKSKLYSVPDCQSIVKKAIVERLKVKHGVTSWLKETGALHRVEVAIHKDEALLTLDTSGSGLHKRGYRVGQGEAPLKETLAAALVQITNWHPDHPFVDPFCGSGTIAIEAALIGQNIAPGFNREFASEDWHFIPQQAWEDAFQEAEEAANYDQPLNIVGSDIDPELIDIAKKNAMEAGLGDLISWKQMQISDFNPKQDNGYVVSNPPYGERMGDREEVEQMYRDLGTIMRDHPSWSVYVLTSHEGFEKLYGKPATKRRKLFNGFIKTDYYQYFGKHVR is encoded by the coding sequence ATGTCACAAAAAGTAACATTAATCGCTACTGCAGCCATGGGGTTAGAAGCGATTGTCGGAAAAGAAGTAAAAGCACTAGGGTACGAGAATCTTCAAGTGGAAAACGGACGTGTTTCTTTTGAAGCAGATGTCTCCGCCATCCCACGTGCTAACTTGTGGCTGCGTACAGCGGACCGAGTCAAATTACAAGTCGGAAGGTTCAAGGCGACGTCTTTTGATCAGCTCTTTGAACAAACGAAGGCTCTACCATGGGAAGATTTCATTGCAGAAGAAGGCGAGTTTCCTGTAATCGGAAAGTCAGTGAAGTCGAAACTTTACAGTGTTCCTGATTGTCAGTCAATCGTGAAAAAAGCCATTGTTGAACGCTTGAAAGTCAAACATGGAGTCACATCCTGGTTGAAAGAAACAGGAGCCTTGCACCGGGTCGAGGTTGCTATCCATAAAGACGAAGCCTTGCTGACATTAGATACTTCCGGGAGCGGCCTGCATAAGCGCGGATACCGTGTCGGCCAAGGGGAAGCACCATTAAAAGAAACACTTGCCGCAGCACTGGTCCAAATTACGAATTGGCACCCGGATCATCCTTTCGTCGACCCCTTTTGTGGGTCTGGCACAATTGCTATCGAAGCGGCTCTGATCGGCCAAAATATCGCTCCAGGTTTCAATAGGGAGTTTGCTTCAGAAGACTGGCACTTCATTCCACAACAAGCATGGGAGGATGCCTTTCAGGAGGCTGAAGAAGCAGCAAACTATGACCAGCCATTGAACATTGTTGGATCTGATATCGACCCGGAATTAATTGATATCGCTAAGAAGAATGCGATGGAAGCAGGTCTTGGGGATTTGATTTCGTGGAAGCAAATGCAGATCAGTGATTTCAATCCGAAGCAGGATAATGGCTATGTTGTGTCTAATCCACCTTATGGAGAGCGGATGGGTGACCGTGAAGAAGTCGAGCAGATGTATCGTGATCTTGGGACAATCATGCGCGATCATCCTTCCTGGAGTGTTTACGTGTTGACTTCCCATGAAGGTTTCGAAAAGCTTTACGGGAAACCTGCTACGAAACGCAGAAAGCTCTTCAACGGATTCATCAAAACCGATTATTATCAGTATTTTGGAAAACACGTTCGATAA
- a CDS encoding carboxypeptidase M32, giving the protein MDLLKEQSSYGEAIGLMAWDMRTKAPKKGIENRSEVLGVLSQKVHEIQTSAEIRSYIDELKGKVADPIVQKSLEEAEETYDKTAKIPTKEYREYVTLQSKAESMWAEAKENDDFESFRPYLEKLVEYNRKFAEYWGYENHRYDALLHNYEPGVTVEVLDEVFPKVRKALTDLLQQIQSAPEQPDPSVLEGQFPKMEQAQFSEEILKKMGYDFDAGRLDETVHPFAIGLNSNDVRVTTKYDESDFRTAIFGTIHEGGHALYEQNIDDKLAFTPLATGTSMGIHESQSLFWENFIARSEGFWKNHYELFQEYAPVQFKTLPLSEFYPAVNEVKPSLIRIEADELTYCLHIMVRYELEKALIAGEIEVKDLPEMWNQKMEDYVGIRPESDAEGVLQDIHWSGGDFGYFPSYALGYMYAAQLEAQMRKELDIDPCIEKGDFQRIKAWLTKNVHQYGKMKKPLEILHDVTGEGLNPEYLVEYLTNKYKNIYKF; this is encoded by the coding sequence ATGGATTTATTGAAAGAACAATCCTCCTATGGAGAAGCAATCGGTTTAATGGCATGGGATATGCGGACAAAAGCTCCGAAAAAGGGGATAGAAAACCGTTCAGAAGTACTGGGCGTCTTATCGCAAAAAGTTCATGAAATTCAAACTTCTGCGGAAATTCGTAGTTATATTGACGAGCTAAAAGGAAAAGTGGCTGATCCCATTGTGCAGAAGTCATTAGAAGAAGCGGAAGAAACCTATGATAAAACAGCAAAAATTCCTACCAAGGAGTACCGTGAATACGTCACTTTACAATCTAAAGCTGAATCCATGTGGGCAGAGGCTAAAGAAAATGATGATTTCGAAAGTTTCCGCCCTTACTTAGAAAAGCTTGTTGAATACAATAGGAAGTTCGCTGAATACTGGGGCTATGAAAACCATCGCTATGATGCTCTTTTACACAATTATGAACCAGGGGTTACAGTGGAAGTTCTGGATGAGGTGTTTCCTAAAGTGAGGAAAGCGTTGACGGATTTATTGCAACAGATCCAGTCAGCTCCTGAGCAGCCTGATCCCTCGGTATTAGAAGGACAGTTTCCGAAGATGGAGCAAGCTCAGTTCAGTGAAGAAATATTAAAAAAGATGGGATATGATTTTGACGCAGGCCGATTGGATGAGACCGTGCATCCCTTTGCGATCGGTTTGAATTCCAATGATGTCCGGGTCACGACGAAATATGATGAAAGTGACTTCCGCACTGCGATATTCGGCACGATTCATGAAGGCGGCCACGCCCTTTATGAACAGAACATTGATGACAAATTGGCATTTACGCCGCTGGCAACAGGTACATCCATGGGGATACATGAATCCCAATCACTTTTCTGGGAGAATTTCATTGCCCGTAGTGAAGGGTTTTGGAAGAACCATTATGAGCTATTTCAAGAATATGCTCCTGTACAATTCAAAACACTTCCATTAAGTGAATTCTATCCAGCCGTCAATGAAGTAAAACCTTCTTTGATTAGAATAGAGGCCGACGAATTGACGTATTGTTTGCATATTATGGTGCGGTATGAGCTTGAAAAAGCTTTGATCGCAGGTGAAATTGAAGTGAAGGACCTACCAGAAATGTGGAATCAGAAAATGGAGGACTATGTGGGCATCAGACCTGAAAGCGACGCAGAAGGCGTCCTTCAGGATATCCACTGGTCTGGCGGAGATTTCGGTTATTTTCCTTCTTATGCGTTAGGCTATATGTACGCTGCTCAATTGGAAGCGCAAATGAGAAAAGAATTGGACATCGATCCCTGTATAGAAAAAGGTGATTTCCAACGAATCAAAGCTTGGTTGACAAAGAATGTCCACCAATACGGTAAAATGAAAAAACCGTTGGAAATCCTTCATGATGTAACTGGCGAAGGCCTTAATCCGGAATATCTAGTTGAATACTTGACGAATAAATACAAAAATATTTACAAGTTTTAA
- a CDS encoding amino acid ABC transporter substrate-binding protein, with translation MKKSVLILTFIAMALVLIACGGNQEEQSSSGDSNDKESGDQTLLEQVKDSGELVIGTEGTYRPYTYHNEEDKLTGFDVEIAREVADRLGVKAVFNETKWDSMFAGLNAERFDMVANQVGITEERQEKYAFSDPYIQSSAVIVTHEENDSITSFEDLEGVNTAQSMTSNFADIARENGAKITSVEGFNESMQMLATKRIEATVNDRLSVLDYKKQRPDTPVKIAARQDEASKSGLLFRQGNDELVQAVNKALQEMKDDGTYLEISKKWFGEDVSK, from the coding sequence ATGAAGAAATCTGTATTAATCTTAACTTTTATAGCTATGGCATTGGTATTAATCGCCTGTGGTGGAAATCAAGAAGAACAATCGTCATCAGGTGATTCGAATGATAAAGAGTCCGGGGACCAAACTCTCCTTGAGCAAGTTAAGGATAGTGGAGAACTTGTCATAGGAACAGAAGGCACCTATCGTCCGTATACTTACCATAATGAAGAAGATAAATTGACTGGCTTTGATGTTGAAATTGCAAGAGAAGTTGCTGATCGACTTGGAGTCAAAGCTGTTTTTAATGAAACGAAGTGGGATTCGATGTTTGCAGGGTTGAATGCTGAGCGTTTTGATATGGTAGCTAACCAGGTTGGGATTACTGAAGAGCGCCAGGAAAAATATGCTTTCTCCGATCCTTATATTCAATCATCTGCTGTCATTGTCACTCACGAAGAAAATGACTCCATTACAAGCTTTGAAGATTTGGAAGGTGTAAATACAGCTCAATCGATGACAAGTAATTTTGCTGATATTGCTAGAGAGAATGGAGCTAAGATCACAAGTGTGGAAGGGTTCAATGAATCCATGCAAATGCTTGCCACAAAACGGATTGAAGCTACTGTGAATGACCGGTTGTCTGTATTGGATTATAAGAAGCAGCGACCAGACACCCCTGTTAAAATTGCAGCTCGACAAGATGAAGCTTCTAAAAGCGGGCTTTTATTCAGGCAGGGCAATGATGAGCTTGTGCAAGCTGTAAACAAAGCTTTACAGGAAATGAAAGATGATGGGACGTATTTGGAAATATCTAAGAAATGGTTTGGCGAAGATGTATCTAAGTAA
- a CDS encoding amino acid ABC transporter permease, translating to MYLSNIFTNPAMQERYMDILVSSFLPLVKGAFYYTIPLTLITFAIGLILAVITALMRLSSVKVLQVIARIYVSIIRGTPLLVQLFIIFFGLPSVGVTINPLFSAIIGFSLNMGAYNSEIIRAAILSIPKGQWEAAHSIGMTNLQALRKVILPQATRVSIPPLSNSFIGLIKDTSLASTITYTEMFRKAQEIAAQNYEFLLVYTEAAMIYWVICVGLSFVQDSVETRLERYVAK from the coding sequence ATGTATCTAAGTAATATATTCACGAACCCAGCAATGCAAGAAAGGTATATGGATATTTTAGTCAGCTCTTTTCTCCCTTTGGTGAAAGGGGCTTTCTATTATACGATTCCATTGACCTTGATAACGTTTGCCATTGGACTTATTTTGGCAGTAATTACAGCTTTAATGAGGCTTTCCAGTGTGAAAGTTCTCCAAGTTATTGCACGGATTTATGTTTCCATCATCCGTGGAACTCCGTTATTGGTACAATTGTTCATCATATTTTTCGGTTTGCCCTCCGTGGGAGTAACCATCAATCCACTTTTTTCTGCAATTATCGGATTTTCTCTGAATATGGGCGCTTATAATTCTGAAATCATCCGAGCTGCCATTCTGTCTATACCGAAAGGGCAATGGGAAGCAGCTCACTCCATAGGTATGACGAATTTACAAGCTTTAAGAAAGGTGATTTTACCTCAAGCGACAAGAGTTTCTATACCACCTTTATCCAATTCATTTATCGGCTTGATCAAGGATACCTCTTTAGCTTCTACGATCACCTATACAGAAATGTTCAGGAAAGCACAGGAAATCGCTGCGCAAAATTATGAATTTTTACTCGTTTATACCGAAGCTGCTATGATCTACTGGGTTATTTGCGTAGGACTATCCTTTGTCCAGGACAGCGTGGAAACTAGATTAGAAAGATATGTTGCAAAATAG
- a CDS encoding amino acid ABC transporter ATP-binding protein, whose product MITVKSLNKYFGDLHVLKDINMEVDRGEVVVVIGPSGSGKTTLLRTLNILETPEEGEITIGSRFMNFARPIQKKQIVEFRKQTGMVFQNHNLFPHLTALENVMEGPVTVQKVAKSKAKKRASDILTKVGLGEKLNVYPHQLSGGQQQRVGIARALATGVEVILFDEPTSALDPELVGDVLDVMKELAEEGMTMVVVTHEMSFAEEVADRVLFMDQGEIVEEGSPEQIFHNTQRQRTQQFLKRIRK is encoded by the coding sequence ATGATTACAGTCAAAAGCTTAAACAAATATTTCGGGGACTTGCATGTGTTAAAAGACATCAATATGGAAGTAGACCGGGGAGAAGTGGTTGTCGTCATCGGGCCATCGGGGTCCGGCAAAACGACGCTGCTTAGGACATTGAATATTTTAGAAACACCTGAAGAAGGGGAAATTACGATAGGTTCTCGATTCATGAATTTCGCCCGACCTATACAGAAAAAACAAATAGTTGAATTCAGAAAGCAAACCGGGATGGTCTTTCAAAACCATAATCTTTTTCCACACCTGACTGCACTGGAAAACGTGATGGAAGGGCCGGTAACTGTGCAGAAAGTAGCCAAAAGTAAAGCAAAAAAAAGAGCTTCTGATATTCTGACGAAAGTCGGTTTGGGGGAAAAACTGAATGTTTATCCGCATCAATTATCTGGCGGGCAGCAACAGCGTGTAGGAATTGCCCGCGCCCTTGCTACGGGTGTTGAAGTGATTCTATTTGATGAGCCGACTTCTGCTCTGGATCCTGAACTTGTCGGCGATGTTCTTGATGTAATGAAGGAATTAGCAGAAGAAGGGATGACTATGGTAGTCGTCACCCACGAAATGTCATTTGCTGAGGAAGTCGCTGATCGTGTGCTGTTTATGGATCAAGGAGAAATTGTTGAAGAGGGTTCTCCTGAACAAATCTTCCATAATACTCAGCGCCAAAGAACCCAGCAGTTCCTGAAGAGAATTCGTAAGTGA
- a CDS encoding SDR family NAD(P)-dependent oxidoreductase: protein MYLPSFRLDEKLSVITGGTKGIGKAITLAFAEAGSDVIILARNEKDLSKVKEEVEGLGQEAYTICKNINQYEEIKEEVESIRRGRSLDIWVNNAGMNIRSEAENVTEEEWDTIVSTNMKSSFFLSQYAGSVMKDEKQGKIINISSVGGHTALRTGVVYAMTKSALIQMTKNLAVEWGKYNINVNAIGPWYFPTSLTEQLLQDKDYVQLILDRTPLNRIGKLEELSGAAVFLASEAGNYMTGQTLFVDGGMTIYGF from the coding sequence ATGTACTTACCAAGTTTTAGGTTAGATGAGAAATTATCAGTGATCACCGGAGGGACGAAAGGGATCGGAAAGGCAATTACTTTAGCTTTTGCAGAGGCTGGTTCCGACGTCATCATATTAGCCAGGAATGAGAAGGACCTTTCCAAGGTTAAGGAAGAAGTGGAAGGGCTGGGACAAGAAGCCTACACGATTTGTAAAAATATTAATCAGTATGAAGAGATCAAGGAGGAAGTCGAGTCGATCAGAAGAGGTAGATCCCTCGACATTTGGGTGAATAATGCCGGCATGAATATCCGTAGTGAAGCTGAGAATGTAACAGAAGAAGAGTGGGATACTATTGTGTCCACGAATATGAAAAGTTCTTTCTTTTTATCCCAATATGCAGGCTCGGTTATGAAAGATGAAAAACAAGGAAAAATCATCAACATTTCATCTGTTGGGGGCCACACAGCGCTTAGAACGGGCGTGGTTTACGCCATGACCAAAAGCGCTCTCATTCAAATGACAAAAAATTTGGCGGTTGAATGGGGCAAGTATAATATAAATGTAAATGCCATCGGACCGTGGTATTTCCCGACGTCATTAACAGAACAGTTGTTGCAAGATAAAGACTATGTTCAGTTGATCCTCGATCGGACACCGCTCAATCGGATTGGAAAATTGGAGGAATTGAGTGGTGCTGCTGTTTTCCTGGCATCAGAGGCGGGGAATTATATGACGGGACAGACGTTGTTCGTAGACGGTGGGATGACGATTTATGGATTTTGA